The following are encoded together in the Salvia hispanica cultivar TCC Black 2014 chromosome 6, UniMelb_Shisp_WGS_1.0, whole genome shotgun sequence genome:
- the LOC125195894 gene encoding cullin-1-like translates to MTMNQRNTIDLEQGWDFMQKGITKLKNILEGLPEPQFSSEDYMMLYTTIYNMCTQKPPHDYSQQLYDKYRESFEEYITTTVLPSLREKHDEFMLRELVKRWSNHKIMVRWLSRFFHYLDRYFVARRSLPALKEVGLTCFRDLVYMELSGKVRDAVISLIDQEREGEQIDRALLKNVLDIFVEIGMGQMDYYENDFEAAMLKDTAAYYSRKASNWILDDSCPDYMLKAEECLKREKDRVAHYLHSSSESKLLEKVQHELLSVYATQLLEKEHSGCHALLRDDKVDDLSRMYRLFSKIPRGLEPVAHIFKQHVTAEGTALVKQAEDAASTKKAEKRDIIGLQEQVFVRNLIRSSLTK, encoded by the exons ATGACTATGAATCAGCGCAACACGATTGATTTAGAACAAGGatgggattttatgcaaaaaggcattacaaaattgaaaaatattcttGAAGGGCTGCCAGAGCCCCAGTTCAGCTCAGAGGACTACATGATGCTCTACAC GACAATCTACAACATGTGCACTCAAAAGCCCCCACATGATTATTCTCAACAGTTATATGACAAGTACCGGGAGTCTTTCGAAGAGTACATTACAACAACA GTTTTGCCTTCTTTAAGGGAAAAGCATGATGAGTTCATGCTAAGGGAGCTTGTAAAAAGATGGTCAAATCATAAAATCATGGTGCGGTGGCTTTCAAGGTTCTTCCATTATCTTGACCGGTACTTTGTAGCCAGAAGGTCACTTCCAGCACTGAAGGAAGTTGGTCTGACATGCTTCCGGGACCTG GTATATATGGAGTTATCTGGGAAAGTTAGGGATGCTGTTATTTCTCTG aTTGATCAAGAGCGAGAAGGAGAGCAAATAGATCGAGCTTTGTTAAAGAATGTATTGGATATCTTTGTTGAGATTGGAATGGGGCAGATGGATTATTATGAGAATGACTTTGAAGCTGCAATGCTGAAGGACACAGCAGCTTATTATTCCCGGAAGGCTTCAAATTGGATCTTAGATGATTCATGTCCTGACTATATGTTAAAg GCTGAGGAGTGTTTGAAACGAGAAAAGGACAGGGTTGCTCATTATCTTCATTCAAGTAGTGAGTCAAAGTTGCTTGAG AAAGTACAACATGAGCTCTTATCTGTGTACGCCACTCAACTACTAGAGAAGGAGCACTCAGGTTGCCATGCTTTATTGAGGGATGACAAG GTTGATGATTTGTCAAGGATGTATAGGCTATTTTCAAAAATACCTCGTGGTTTAGAGCCCGTCGCACACATTTTTAAGCAG CATGTTACTGCTGAAGGCACAGCTTTGGTTAAACAAGCCGAAGATGCTGCAAGTACCAAAAAG GCAGAAAAGAGAGATATTATTGGATTGCAGGAGCAG GTATTTGTGCGAAATTTAATTCGAAGTTCACTGACAAAATGA
- the LOC125196721 gene encoding protein SRG1-like gives MAPAPISAIKVGHIDDVQELRNAKSSHIPPRFIRDTTERPALDKPILSSDTIPLIDLSKLAKGTTAELHNLMKACQEWGFFQIVNHGIDVELGERIEKVAMDFFMLPLEEKQKYPMIPGTVQGYGQAFIFSEDQKLDWCNMFALGVIPDYIRNPKLWPSNPSDFSETVETYSAQVRQLCKNLLKHIATTLALKEDVFEEMFGVAVQAVRMNYYPACPRPDLVLGLSPHSDGSALTVLQQGKGSSVGLQILKDGKWISVQPIPNALVINIGDTIEVLTNGRYKSVEHRAVTHKEKDRLSIVTFYAPSYDIELGPMQEFVDENNPCKYRTYNHGEYSKHYVTNKLQGKKRLEFAKIVN, from the exons ATGGCTCCAGCTCCAATCTCAGCCATCAAAGTAGGCCACATAGATGATGTTCAAGAGCTCAGAAATGCCAAATCCTCACACATCCCTCCAAGATTCATCCGCGACACAACGGAGAGGCCAGCCCTGGACAAGCCCATCTTAAGCTCTGACACCATCCCTCTCATTGATCTCTCCAAACTTGCCAAAGGAACCACTGCTGAACTACACAACCTCATGAAAGCCTGTCAAGAATGGGGCTTCTTTCAG ATTGTGAATCATGGGATTGATGTGGAGTTGGGTGAGAGAATAGAGAAAGTGGCTATGGATTTCTTCATGTTGCCTTTGGAGGAGAAGCAGAAGTACCCCATGATTCCTGGAACTGTACAAGGCTATGGTCAGGCCTTCATCTTCTCTGAAGATCAGAAATTGGATTGGTGCAACATGTTTGCACTTGGTGTCATACCAGACTACATTAGGAATCCCAAACTCTGGCCATCTAATCCTTCAGATTTCAG TGAGACTGTGGAAACATACTCAGCACAAGTAAGGCAACTATGCAAGAATCTACTGAAACACATAGCCACAACACTTGCACTAAAAGAGGATGTTTTTGAGGAGATGTTTGGTGTGGCTGTGCAAGCAGTGAGGATGAACTACTACCCGGCTTGTCCGAGGCCCGATCTCGTCTTAGGGCTAAGCCCACATTCCGATGGAAGTGCCCTCACAGTTCTGCAACAGGGGAAGGGCAGCTCAGTTGGCCTCCAAATACTAAAAGATGGTAAATGGATATCAGTTCAGCCCATTCCCAATGCACTAGTCATCAACATTGGAGATACAATTGAG gTTTTGACAAATGGGAGATACAAGAGTGTGGAGCACAGAGCAGTGACTCACAAGGAGAAGGATAGGCTGTCTATAGTGACATTTTATGCTCCAAGCTACGATATCGAGCTCGGTCCAATGCAGGAGTTTGTAGATGAGAATAACCCTTGCAAGTATAGGACATACAATCATGGAGAGTATAGTAAGCACTATGTTACCAACAAACTGCAGGGGAAGAAGAGGTTGGAATTTGCAAAGATTGTGAACTAG